CCTGAAGAGTACACAAAAAACTTATTCAAAGTCTCTGAGACTTCCTCCAATCTGGATGTATTCAGTGAATATACGGCATTCCCAGTTGAAAACCGTGATCTGTTCAAAAATGGTTTAACGACAATCGTTCCAATCATTGGCGGCGGGGAGCGCCTGGGCACATTGATTCTTGCCCGTCTTGAAGCACAATTTGAAGATGATGATCTGATTCTTGCTGAATATGGCGCAACAGTAGTCGGAATGGAAATTCTTCGCGAGAAAGCTGACGAAATTGAAGTAGAAGCAAGAAGCAAGGCAGTTGTTCAAATGGCGATTAGCTCCCTATCATACAGTGAGCTTGAAGCAATCGAGCACATTTTCGAGGAATTAAATGGAAATGAAGGACTGCTGGTAGCGAGTAAAATTGCTGACCGCGTAGGAATTACCCGATCTGTAATCGTAAATGCGCTTCGCAAGCTTGAAAGTGCTGGAGTAATCGAATCACGTTCCCTTGGTATGAAAGGAACATACATTAAAGTACTTAACGACAAATTCCTCATTGAATTAGAGCGATTGAAATCAAATTGATGTAAAAAGGCACCCGTTCTCCGGGTGCCTTTTTATTTTTGTAGTTCAATTTAATTACAAAATATAGGTTTAAAGTCCCGTTAAAAAAATAGAACAATATGAGGACGAAAATTTACAAGAAGTTCATAGACTTTGAGCCTATATAAATTTACAATAACAGTATGGATTTAACATAATTCGACATGAATAAGATACGAATGACTTAGAACTATTGTGGGGGTTTTAATTTTGCTCTTTTCAAATACCATTACTTCTCTTGAGAATGCCTTGAAAACGTCCAATATACAGCAAAAAGTGATTTCAAATAATATTGCCAATGCAGATACCCCTGGATATAAAGCCAAAAAGGTATCTTTTCAAAATGTTTTAAACAGTGAGATGGCTTCTATAAAAGCAACCAGGACAGATCAAAGACACCTGGAATTTACAAATGCCTCCACAACAGGAGCTGTAGTTAAAAATAAAAACAGCTCCTATCATTCGAACGGCAATAGTGTGGACATTGATCAGGAAATGTCCGATCTTGCGAAAAACCAAATTCAGTACAACGCTCTTGTTGACAGATTAAACGGGAAGTTCAAATCGCTTCAGACAGTTTTGACGGGAGGGAGATAATCGATGACCATTTTTAACAGCTTGAATACCTCTGCCTCAGCTTTAACTGCGCAGCGATTAAGAATGGATGTTGTTTCCTCAAACATTGCGAATGCAGAGACTACAAGAGGAAAATTTGTTGATGGGGAATGGCAGCCTTACCAACGGAAAATGGTTGAAATAAAAGAGAAGGACAGCTTTTCCTCTATGCTGTCCAGAGCGGGAACCGGCCAGGCCGGAAGCGGAGTGCAGGTTACAAAAATCAGTGATGACTCATCACCATTTAAATTAGTTTATGATCCCGGGCACCCGGATGCAGATGCGCAAGGTTATGTTAAGATGCCGAATGTTGATCCGCTTAAAGAAATGACGGATTTAATCAGCAGTACTCGTTCTTACGAGGCAAACGTAACCGTGTTCAATGCCTCTAAAAACATGCTTTTAAAGGCATTAGAAATTGGAAAGTAAGGTGAAAATTCATGATCAATGGTATTACTCCTATATCCCTTCAAAATATGGACGGTGTGGCAAAGGCAGCGGCACCGGCTCAAACACAGGCAGGCCAATTCGGAGACATGCTGAAAAATGCTATGAATGAAGTAAACCGTGCACAGCTTGAGTCGGATAAAATGACTGGGGCACTGGCAAAAGGACAAAATGTTGAATTGCAGGATGTAATGATTGCCGCTGAAAAGGCAAGTGTAACCTTATTATCATCAATTGAAATGAGAAATAAAGCGATTGAAGCCTATCAGGAAGTAATGCGCATGCAAATGTAAGATGACTTTCACTGCCTGCCATTGAGTCGTCATCAGAACCGGGGGAACGGAAAGAATGAATCAAAAGCTTAAAGAAATAGGTGAAAAAATCCTCCTGTTCTGGAGGGGGAAATCAAAAGGTCAAAAAGGAATGGTGATTGGGAGTTTCCTCGCAGCAGTTATCCTGATTTCCGTTCTGGCCTTCTTTTTATCCAGGCCGAATCTGGTGCCTTTATATAAAGAACTAACACTTGAAGAATCCGGTCAGATTAAAGAAACACTTGACGGAAGAGGGGTTCAATCTGAAATTGCAGACAGCGGAACGACGATTCTCGTACCGGCTGAAATGGTAAACAGCTTGAAAGTGGATCTTGCTGCCGAAGGACTTCCGGAGAGCGGTACGATCGACTATTCGTTCTTTGGACAAAATGTCGGGTTCGGGATGACAGACAATGAATTCGATGTATTGAAACTGAAGGCAACCCAAACAGAGCTTGCAAACCTCATTAAAGGGATTGAGGGAGTGAAGGATGCGAGTGTCATGATCAATCTCCCCCAGGAAACTGTCTTTGTCGGTGAGGAAGCAGAACAAGCCTCTGCTTCCATAGTAGTGACGATGAAGCCCGGGAATAAATTGGATCAGACAAGAGTGGACGCTCTTTATCATCTCGTATCTAAAAGTGTACCGAATCTCCCTGCTGATAATATCGTCATAATGGACGATAATTTTAACTATTTCAACCAAAATAAGGAAAATGATCCAACCGTAAGCAATTATGCCAGCCAGCATGATATCAAGATGGGGATCGAGCGGGATTTGCAGCAGCAGGTGCAGAAAATGCTTGGAACGATGATCGGTCAAGATAAAGTAGTTGTTTCTGTAACAACAGATCTTGACTTTACCCAGGAAAACCGGGAAGAGAATTTAGTCGAGCCTGTGGATAAAGAGAATATGGCTGGAATCCAGGTCAGCGCAGAGCGTATTTCAGAAGCCTATACCGGAGACGGTGCGCAGGCAGCCGGAGGTACAGCAGGAACAAATGAAGGGGACGTTCCGAATTATGAACAATCTGCTCAAAACGGTAATGGAAATTACGAGCGGACTGAAGAACGGATCAACAATGAGGTTAACAGAATAAAAAAACAGATTGTTGAAAGCCCATATAAAATAAGAGATTTGGGGATTCAGGTAATGGTTGAACCTCCCAATCCTAAAAATCCCGGATCCATACCACAGGAAAGAGTAGATGATATAAGGCAGATGCTGTCTACAATCGTCCGTACTTCTATTAATAAAGATGCAAATGCGAATCCAATTTCAGATCAGGATATCGAAAGCAAGATTGTTGTATCTGTTCAGCCATTCGCAGGAAAGATGCAAGCACTTGATAATGCATCATCACCCGCCATTCCTATGTGGGTATATATTGCCGGAGGTGCGCTCCTGGCTGTCATACTATTGCTTATTTTCCTTCTCTTCCGAAAAAGAAGAAAAGAAGATGAGTACGAGTATGAAGAAGAACTGGTTACGATTCCAATTAATGTACCTGATGTGAACGAAGAATCGGAATCAGAAGCAACGGTAAGAAGAAAGCAGCTTGAAAAGCTGGCAAAAGAGAAGCCGGAAGACTTTGCGAAGCTCCTCAGAACCTGGCTCTCTGAAGAGTAAGGAGGAATGTGATACGTGGCAAGGCGGGATCAAACAAAACTATCAGGAAAACAAAAAGCGGCCATTCTCTTAATCTCACTTGGACCGGATGTGTCTGCTTCTGTTTACAAACATTTATCGGAGGAAGAAATTGAACGGCTGACTCTTGAAATCTCAGGAGTAAGGACCGTTGATTCCATTAAGAAAGAAGATATTTTAGAAGAATTCCATGAAATTGCAATGGCTCAGGACTTTATATCTTCAGGTGGGATTGCCTATGCGAAGGAAGTGCTGGAGCGGGCGCTTGGTGAAGAGAGAGCAACATCAATTATCAGCAGGCTAACTTCCACTCTTCAAGTTAAGCCATTTGACTTTGCAAGAAAAGCAGAACCGACTCAAATTCTTAATTTTATTCAAAATGAACACCCTCAAACCATCTCATTGATTTTGTCCTATCTGGACCCGGTTCAGGCAGGGCAAATTCTTTCCGAACTTCCTCAAGAGGTTCAGGCAGACATAGCAAGGAGGATTGCTGTAATGGATCGGACTTCTCCTGAGATCATTTATGAGGTGGAACAAATACTGGAGAAGAAATTGTCTTCAGCCTTTACCCAGGACTACACCCAGACAGGCGGAGTCGAAGCGGTGGTTGAGGTACTGAATGGAGTAGATCGAAGCACGGAAAGAACCATTCTGGATGCTCTTGAAATTCAGGATCCTGAACTTGCGGAAGAAATAAAGAAACGAATGTTTGTATTTGAAGACATCGTTACACTTGATAATCGCGCTATACAGCGTGTAATACGTGATGTTGATAATGAAGATCTTAAGCTGTCACTTAAAGTGGCGAGTGAAGAAGTCAGAGAAATTGTCTTTAAGAACATGTCTGCGAGAATGGCTGAAACGTTCAGGGAAGAGATGGAATATATGGGGCCTGTCCGTTTGAGAGATGTTGAAGAATCTCAATCAAGAATTGTTGGGGTAATCCGCAGACTGGAAGAGAATGGTGAAATCGTAGTTGCCCGAGGCGGAGGAGACGATATCATTGTCTAAGCTTATCAAGTCACGATTCTCAAGCCAGCAGACAGACTCTGCTGCCATTGTTCCAATTATGAAAATGGAGAATCCCCATTTACTTCAGGAAGAGATAGAAGAATCTGAACAAATCAAACGTGCGAAAAGATTAAGCGAGCAAATCATCAGGGATGCACGTGCTGAAGAAGAATCTCTGCTCCAATCAATTGAAATGGCAAAACAAAATTGGGAACATGAAAAAATGGCTTTAGAAGAAGAGGCAAGGCAGTCAGGCTACCAGGAAGGTCTTGCTTACGGCAGAGAAGATGGATACCAACAAGTTTCCCAAGCTATAGATCAGGCAAACCAACTGGTTGAGCTGTCCCGTGCAGATTACCTGGAAAAAGTAGAATCAGCAGAAGAAACAATTGTTGCACTGGCTGTGAAGATGGCGGAAAAAATCATCGGAACCTACTTAAATGAACAGCCTGATCAAATGATTGATATCGTGAAGCAGCTTCTAAAGGAAGTAAAGGATTATGATGAAATCAAAATTTTTGTACACCCGGAACGATATGAATATGTACGCTCCCAGAAAGGTGAGTTAAAACAGCTTCTCACAAATGAGCAGGAATTGTTTTTGTACATGGATGACGGGTTATCACCTTTTGATTGTTTCGTAGAAACGTCCTTCGGCAGAATTGATGCTTCTGTGGATACTCAGCTTAAACAGCTTGAAAAGCAGCTTCTGGAAAGACTGGGAGAGGCGGAGACTTCATGAAAGCGGCTGATCTGCTAAACGTTGTGGAAATGCTTGATTCATATAAACGATTCGGCAAGGTTAAAAGAGTGGTCGGCTTAATGATTGAGTCCAGAGGTCCTGCAAGTTCGATTGGGGACTTATGCTACATCCATACAGGGGCGGGAAAGACGAAAAGAATTCCGGCTGAAGTAGTTGGTTTCAAAGATGAGAATGTTTTGCTGATGCCATTCTCACCCGTATCAGATATTTCGCCGGGCAGTATTGTAGAGGCAACAAAAGAACCTCTTCGTGTAATGGCGGGGATTCCGCTGATCGGATCTGTACTGGATGCTCTCGGGAAGCCTCTGGACGATGCCTCACTTCCAAAAGGCCTTTCTTATGTGGCGTCCGACCAATCACCTCCCAATCCAATGAAAAGACCGCCGATCCATGAGCCGATGGAGGTGGGGGTTAAAGTTATTGACTCACTTTTAACGGTAGGCAAGGGCCAGCGGGTAGGGATCTTTGCGGGGAGCGGGGTTGGAAAAAGCACCCTGATGGGAATGATTGCTCGAAATACGAAAGCAGATTTAAACGTTATCGCACTTGTTGGGGAGCGCGGGCGGGAAGTACGGGAATTTATTGAACGTGACCTGGGACCTGAGGGCTTAAAGCGATCCATTGTCGTCGTAGCGACATCGGATCAGCCGGCTTTAATGAGGATGAAGGCTGCCTATACAGCTACAGCTATTGCTGAGTACTTCCGCGATACAGGAAGAGACGTAATGCTTATGATGGATTCTGTTACAAGGGTGGCGATGGCACAGCGTGAAATCGGACTGGCTATCGGAGAGCCGCCTACGACTAAAGGGTATACACCTTCTGTTTTCGCTATCTTGCCAAAGCTTTTAGAACGAACAGGAACAAATGAAAATGGATCGATTACAGCTTTCTATACCGTGCTTGTTGATGGGGACGACATGAATGAACCTATTGCTGATACGGTCAGGGGAATCTTGGACGGGCACTTTGTGCTTGACCGGGCTCTTGCAAATAAGGGCCAGTTTCCAGCGATTAATGTCCTGAAAAGCATTAGCAGGGTGATGAATCAGCTCGTGCCATCCGAACATAGACATGCAGCAAGTAAACTTCGGGAATATCTTTCTACTTACCTGAATTCAGAGGATTTGATAAATATTGGTGCCTACAAAAGAGGTTCATCAGCAGAAATTGATGAAGCAATTCGGCTGTACCCAGAGATTCTCGCTTTTTTAAAACAGGAAGTTCATGAAAATGTTTCTCTTAACGAAAGTGTGCATGAACTATTTACGAAAATGGAGATGAGTACTAACTAATGGGATATACATTTCGTTTCCAAAAAATACTCGAGTTGAAGGAGAACGAAAAAGAGCAGCGGCTTTCGGAATACAACCGCTCAGTTCAGGACTTTGAAACTGCCGCAGAAAAGCTGTATGACTCTATGAAAAAAAAGGAAGTTCTTGAAGAAAACACAAAGAAACGATTAACGAGCGGAATGGCTGTGCAGGAAATCCGGCATTATCAGCAATTTGTAACAAACCTGGACCGTGCGATTGAACACTATCAAAAACTGGTGATCGTCAGCAGGAACAAGATGCAGGAAAAGCAGGAAGTACTCATGGAAAGCAACTCAGAAGTCCGAAAGTTCGAAAAAATGAAAGAACGCCATATTGAAATGAATAAAGAAATGGAGAAACAAAACGATACAAGGAGCATGGATGACCTATCGATTCGATCGTTCATGTACCGGGAAATCTAGGTGAAGGAAGTTGGAAAATAATAAAAAAGAATACGGTAAATTTCAGTGGTTTCTTTTCGTCATCCTCATCCCTCTATTCTTCACAGTCACACTTGCAGCAATCATCCTATCTGTTGCAGGAATTAATGTAGCGGGAACAGCCGCAGAATGGATATCGAGCCTAACAGGTACTTCACAAAAAAATGAAGGACATGCTTCCCAATCTGTACCTGCGAACGGTGAACTGAAAAAGGCAGAAAAAGATAATAAAGAACTGGCAGCTTCCATTTCTGCACATAAACAGGAAATAAAAGCGATGGAAAATGACGTATTGCTTAAAGAAAAAAAGATTGCAAGTCTTTCTAAAGAAGTAGAGGACTTAAAAGCACAGCTGGAACAGAAAGCTTCAGTGAAAGCAGATCAAAAGGATATTGCAAAACTTTATGAAGGAATGTCAGCCAGTAAAGCAGCAAACATCCTGCCGCTTCTTGGAGAAGACGATGCGATGAAGATTCTCAATACCTTAAAAGATGATCAAGTAACATCCATTCTTGAAAAAATGAGCCCAGAGAACGCCGCTTTATACACTGGAAAGCTTGCTGATTCTAAAGGAGGTGAATAATTGTTGATTCGTTCCATTAACCAAATGGCTGCTCCTGCAGCTCAAATGAACGGAAGCAATCCATTGAACGGTCTTTCATTTCAGCAAATGTTAATCGGAGCATTTCCTCCTCCCAATATGGAAGGGGCAATAACAGAGAGCAGTCAGCTGCCCGATTCTGCTGATAAACAAACGATTGCTCCGATCACAAAAGAAACCCTATTGCTTCTTTTGGAAGGGCTTCAGAAACAGATTCATACTTTATTGAAAGAAGGAAGTCTGGAAGAAGACAAGATCGATGAGCTGGAAAACATTGCTTCAGAACTCTTTGCTTTTTTAACGCAGGAAAATGCTCCGGCTATGTATAGCAACCTGAAAGTCAATGCAGAGCTGCAGCAGAACGGGGCCAATCACAAACAGCACCATTTAAGCGAATGGCTGACTCCAGTCAAGGCGGGACATCTAATTGAAGTTTTGACTTCACTTGAAAAAGAAGGACAGCTGCCGGCAGGGCTTAAAGCTTTGCTCACAAGCCTTGCTGAGAAAAAAACGGGTCCTGATACAGCTGCTGCTTTCATACAGAGCGCTTTGAAAAAAACAGGATCTGTCCATCAGCAATCGGCGGCTTCTGCAGCTGATATCGTTTCTTCAACTATTAATAAAGCCTATCCATTATCTGCTGCATCAGGAAAAAGCGTTCACTTATCATCTGGAGCAGAAACAGGCGCTCATTTATCTTCAACAATTGAAAAAATCAATCCTTTATCCAATGAAACCGCAAATTTCACCACTCAATCACCTTTAGCCAAGCCCGAGCAGCTCTTGCTATTTGTAAAAACTGATCCAACTGGAAACAGGGTTAATCAGGAAGATATGATTCAGCAGATTCAGCAGCTTCTTACAAGAAGTAAATTTATTGCTGTAAATGGTTCCGAGAAGCTTTTTCTTAAATTGTACCCTGAGCATTTAGGCGAACTGCGAATTGAAATTATGCAGTCCGACGGGAAATGGATGGCTAAATTTACCGCTGGAAGCTTAATGGTCAAAGAAGTGATTGAAAGCCATCTTCATCAACTCAAACAAGGCCTCACAGCTCAGCATATACAAATGGAAAAAATTGAAGTGCTGCAATCCTTTACTTCTCCAAGCAGAGATCTTCCTCAGGATCAAGGGGAACGCGGCAGACACAGCGGGCACTCAAATCGTGAAAATCCTAAAGACGATTCTCTCGAACGATCTTTTGAGGACTCCCTGAAAGAAGAATTAAACAATGAATAATGGCAGGTGACAAAATTGGAAACGAAAATTGATTCATCCTCTATGCTTTCAAGTATCAAAAAGGAAGAAAGAAAACCATCAGATGTACTTGGCAAGGATGATTTCCTGAAAATTCTGATGAGTCAGCTTCAAAACCAGGATCCTTTAAATCCAATGGAAGACAAGGAATTTATCTCTCAAATGGCCTCCTTTTCATCCCTGGAACAGATGACCAACATGAATAAAACAATGCAGGATTTCATCACCTCTCAGTCAGGAAGTTCCATACTTCAGTACAGCACACTGATTGGAAAAGAAATTACCTATTCATACAAGGAAACAGACAATGACGGAAATACAGCTGTTAAAGAAGGCAAACAAACTGTTAAAGCAATCAGTCAGAAAAACAATGAAGTGACACTCGAACTGATGGATGGAACGATCATTTATAAAGATGAAATCGTTAAGGTGTCTGATAAAGGCAGCGAGTAAGGATGGAAAATGGAATTGAAAAACTCAAACACCTTCCGCTGTCTCTATACAGACCCATTCAAAAAAAGCAAAACGACACAAGTTTTCAAACTCTTTTTCAAGAAAAACTGACCATTAGCAAGCATGCTAGAGCACGATTAGATGAGCGAAACATTGTCATCTCAGATGAAAAATGGAATTTGATGGAGGACAGGCTTTCCGAAGCAAAGCAAAAGGGTATTCAGGATGCGCTTTTTCTATCAAATGAAGGAGCTTTCATCATCAGTGTGAAAAATTCCACGCTGATTACTGCCATGAATCGAAAAGAAGCAGCGTCTCAGATTTTTACGAATATTAACGGAACAATCTTATTGGATTAACGGCTGGACCCGTCAAGGGAAGCCTGGCTGCCGACTGATTGAAGCAGTCATCCATAAAAAAATGGGGGAATTGAAAATGCTAAGATCTTTATATTCAGGAATAAGCGGAATGAAAAACTTTCAGACAAAGCTTGATGTTATTGGGAATAACATTTCAAATGTGAATACTTACGGTTTTAAGAAGGGCAGAACGATATTTCAAGATCTTTACAGCCAGTCGATCACTGGGGCGAGTGCACCAGCAGGAACAATGGGAGGCACAAACCCAAGTCAGGTAGGACTTGGTTCACAGCTTGCTTCAATCGATACCATTCACACAGGTGGAAGCCTGCAGACGACGGGAAGGAATTTAGATTTGGCTATTTCCGGGGATGGATTTTTTCAGGTTGCTGAAACTGGGAAATTCGGTGCACCTTTATATACGAGAGCAGGTAACTTTTATTTAGACAATAAGGGCGATATTGTTACGTCCGAAGGGTTATATCTAAAAAGTACGGGCGGTGGAAAAATTACGATTCCTACTACTGCCAAAAGCATGAGTGTTGGACAAGATGGAAATGTTTCATATGTTGATTCAACTGGTGCCATACAAACTGCTGGAACGATTGAGTTAGCAAAATTCCCGAATGTTGGAGGTCTGGAAAAATCAGGTTCCAACCTTTATATCGCCACTACCAATTCAGGCACAGCTGTTGTAGCTGCTCCTGGTCAATCAGGAATCGGCTTAGTACAAGCTGGATCTCTTGAAATGTCAAACGTAGATCTCTCAGAAGAATTCACTGAAATGATTGTTGCCCAAAGAGGATTTCAATCTAATACGAAAATCATTACGACATCAGATGAAATTCTCCAGGAGCTTATGAATCTAAAACGATAAGAATGGGGGCAGGGAACAGCTTCTTTAAGCTGTTCCTGAACTTAATGATTAAAGTGACCCGTTTAACCGGACAGCCATTTTACTTAAATGCTTTACAGATTGAGTTAGTAGAGTCATTCCCTGATACAGCTATTACCTTAACCAACGGCAGAAAATTCATTGTGAAAGAAAAAGAAGAAGAAGTGATTGAGCGGATGACAAATTTTTATCGGGAAATTGGCCTTTTAGCCATGACGAACAAGCTAAAGGAGCAGGAAAATGAATAAAAAGCTATTATCCATTATGTTTATCATTATTACCTCTATTACGCTGATTGGAGTTGCGGCATTAGCGGTAATGACTAATTTTTTTGAGAAAGACACATCAGGAGCGCCAACCATTGATGAAATAGTGGAGGCTTCTGTTGAAGTTCCTGAGCTTACGACAAATCTTGCAAGCGGGAATATCGTCCGGATTTCCCTAAAGTTAGAAACAGATTCAAAGAAAGCAAAGGAAGAGCTTGAAAAAAGAGAGTTTCAGGTAAAGGATGTCATCATCTCGGAATTAAGCAATATGAACGCTAAACAGCTTGCAGGAAAGAATGGCAAGGAATCGTTAAAGAAAACGATCATGGGAAGCATTAACAATCTGATGCAAGAAGGAAAAGTTGAGAAGGTCTACACTACCTCCTTCATCCTGCAATGATGAATATTTGTTTAAGGAGGTAACGTCATGTCCGGTGAAATATTATCGCAAAATGAAATTGATGCACTTCTATCAGCCATTACTACAGGAGAAATGGATGCAGAAGAGCTTAAAAGAGAAGAAGCGGAGAAAAAAATCAAAACGTATGATTTTAAAAGAGCTCTGCGCTTTTCCAAAGATCAGATCAGAAGCCTTACCCGGATCCATGAAAACTTTGCCCGGCTTCTTACTACGTATTTCTCTGCACAGCTGAGAACGTACATCCAGATTACTGTGGCATCCGTTGATCAGGTTCCATATGAAGAGTTCGTGCGTTCGATGCCTAAGATGACGATTTTGAATATTTTTCAAGTTCAGCCTCTTGAAGGCCGGATTGTCATGGAAGTCAACCCGAACATCGCTTATGCAATGATGGATCGAGTAATGGGCGGAATTGGATCTGGTTTTAATAAGATTGATACATTGACAGAGATTGAAACAAGAATTATGTCCAATCTTTTCGAAAAATCCCTTGATAATTACAGGGAGGCATGGAGTTCAATTACAAGTATTGAGCCGGAGATGCAGGAATTTGAAGTGAATCCGCAATTTATTCAAATGGTTTCTCCAAATGAAACGGTTATTGTCATCTCTCTGACAGCCCAAGTAGGAGACACCAGCGGAATGATTAATTTATGCATCCCGCATGTCGTTCTTGAGCCGATTATTCCAAAGCTATCCGTTCACTACTGGATGCAGTCAGACAGGAAAGAACGGAACCCTGCGGAAACAGAAGCTCTTCAAAAGCGGATTGAATTGACAGATATTACGGTTTCAGCAGAATTAGGTTCCTCTGAAATTACCATTCACGAATTTATGGAGCTGCAATCCGGAGACATCATTCAAATGGATCAATCCATTGATCAGCCGCTCCTGATTAAAATAGGAGACAAACCAAAATATACAGGACAGCCTGGAAAATTAAACCGCAAATTAGCTGTGCAGATTCTTGACCACTATTTTGGGGGTGACGAAGATGGGGAGTAATGAAATGCTATCACAAGATGAAATCGATGCATTGCTTAAAGGTACTGGATTAGAAGAAGA
The Metabacillus sp. FJAT-52054 genome window above contains:
- a CDS encoding flagellar hook-length control protein FliK: MIRSINQMAAPAAQMNGSNPLNGLSFQQMLIGAFPPPNMEGAITESSQLPDSADKQTIAPITKETLLLLLEGLQKQIHTLLKEGSLEEDKIDELENIASELFAFLTQENAPAMYSNLKVNAELQQNGANHKQHHLSEWLTPVKAGHLIEVLTSLEKEGQLPAGLKALLTSLAEKKTGPDTAAAFIQSALKKTGSVHQQSAASAADIVSSTINKAYPLSAASGKSVHLSSGAETGAHLSSTIEKINPLSNETANFTTQSPLAKPEQLLLFVKTDPTGNRVNQEDMIQQIQQLLTRSKFIAVNGSEKLFLKLYPEHLGELRIEIMQSDGKWMAKFTAGSLMVKEVIESHLHQLKQGLTAQHIQMEKIEVLQSFTSPSRDLPQDQGERGRHSGHSNRENPKDDSLERSFEDSLKEELNNE
- the fliI gene encoding flagellar protein export ATPase FliI, with translation MKAADLLNVVEMLDSYKRFGKVKRVVGLMIESRGPASSIGDLCYIHTGAGKTKRIPAEVVGFKDENVLLMPFSPVSDISPGSIVEATKEPLRVMAGIPLIGSVLDALGKPLDDASLPKGLSYVASDQSPPNPMKRPPIHEPMEVGVKVIDSLLTVGKGQRVGIFAGSGVGKSTLMGMIARNTKADLNVIALVGERGREVREFIERDLGPEGLKRSIVVVATSDQPALMRMKAAYTATAIAEYFRDTGRDVMLMMDSVTRVAMAQREIGLAIGEPPTTKGYTPSVFAILPKLLERTGTNENGSITAFYTVLVDGDDMNEPIADTVRGILDGHFVLDRALANKGQFPAINVLKSISRVMNQLVPSEHRHAASKLREYLSTYLNSEDLINIGAYKRGSSAEIDEAIRLYPEILAFLKQEVHENVSLNESVHELFTKMEMSTN
- the codY gene encoding GTP-sensing pleiotropic transcriptional regulator CodY → MALLEKTRTINAMLQKAAGKPVNFKEMSEILSEVIEANIFIVSRRGKLLGFAINQQIEHERMKQMLEDRQFPEEYTKNLFKVSETSSNLDVFSEYTAFPVENRDLFKNGLTTIVPIIGGGERLGTLILARLEAQFEDDDLILAEYGATVVGMEILREKADEIEVEARSKAVVQMAISSLSYSELEAIEHIFEELNGNEGLLVASKIADRVGITRSVIVNALRKLESAGVIESRSLGMKGTYIKVLNDKFLIELERLKSN
- the fliF gene encoding flagellar basal-body MS-ring/collar protein FliF; the protein is MNQKLKEIGEKILLFWRGKSKGQKGMVIGSFLAAVILISVLAFFLSRPNLVPLYKELTLEESGQIKETLDGRGVQSEIADSGTTILVPAEMVNSLKVDLAAEGLPESGTIDYSFFGQNVGFGMTDNEFDVLKLKATQTELANLIKGIEGVKDASVMINLPQETVFVGEEAEQASASIVVTMKPGNKLDQTRVDALYHLVSKSVPNLPADNIVIMDDNFNYFNQNKENDPTVSNYASQHDIKMGIERDLQQQVQKMLGTMIGQDKVVVSVTTDLDFTQENREENLVEPVDKENMAGIQVSAERISEAYTGDGAQAAGGTAGTNEGDVPNYEQSAQNGNGNYERTEERINNEVNRIKKQIVESPYKIRDLGIQVMVEPPNPKNPGSIPQERVDDIRQMLSTIVRTSINKDANANPISDQDIESKIVVSVQPFAGKMQALDNASSPAIPMWVYIAGGALLAVILLLIFLLFRKRRKEDEYEYEEELVTIPINVPDVNEESESEATVRRKQLEKLAKEKPEDFAKLLRTWLSEE
- the fliG gene encoding flagellar motor switch protein FliG, which codes for MARRDQTKLSGKQKAAILLISLGPDVSASVYKHLSEEEIERLTLEISGVRTVDSIKKEDILEEFHEIAMAQDFISSGGIAYAKEVLERALGEERATSIISRLTSTLQVKPFDFARKAEPTQILNFIQNEHPQTISLILSYLDPVQAGQILSELPQEVQADIARRIAVMDRTSPEIIYEVEQILEKKLSSAFTQDYTQTGGVEAVVEVLNGVDRSTERTILDALEIQDPELAEEIKKRMFVFEDIVTLDNRAIQRVIRDVDNEDLKLSLKVASEEVREIVFKNMSARMAETFREEMEYMGPVRLRDVEESQSRIVGVIRRLEENGEIVVARGGGDDIIV
- the flgC gene encoding flagellar basal body rod protein FlgC — protein: MTIFNSLNTSASALTAQRLRMDVVSSNIANAETTRGKFVDGEWQPYQRKMVEIKEKDSFSSMLSRAGTGQAGSGVQVTKISDDSSPFKLVYDPGHPDADAQGYVKMPNVDPLKEMTDLISSTRSYEANVTVFNASKNMLLKALEIGK
- the fliH gene encoding flagellar assembly protein FliH; its protein translation is MSKLIKSRFSSQQTDSAAIVPIMKMENPHLLQEEIEESEQIKRAKRLSEQIIRDARAEEESLLQSIEMAKQNWEHEKMALEEEARQSGYQEGLAYGREDGYQQVSQAIDQANQLVELSRADYLEKVESAEETIVALAVKMAEKIIGTYLNEQPDQMIDIVKQLLKEVKDYDEIKIFVHPERYEYVRSQKGELKQLLTNEQELFLYMDDGLSPFDCFVETSFGRIDASVDTQLKQLEKQLLERLGEAETS
- the fliE gene encoding flagellar hook-basal body complex protein FliE — its product is MINGITPISLQNMDGVAKAAAPAQTQAGQFGDMLKNAMNEVNRAQLESDKMTGALAKGQNVELQDVMIAAEKASVTLLSSIEMRNKAIEAYQEVMRMQM
- the fliJ gene encoding flagellar export protein FliJ, whose translation is MGYTFRFQKILELKENEKEQRLSEYNRSVQDFETAAEKLYDSMKKKEVLEENTKKRLTSGMAVQEIRHYQQFVTNLDRAIEHYQKLVIVSRNKMQEKQEVLMESNSEVRKFEKMKERHIEMNKEMEKQNDTRSMDDLSIRSFMYREI
- the flgB gene encoding flagellar basal body rod protein FlgB, yielding MLLFSNTITSLENALKTSNIQQKVISNNIANADTPGYKAKKVSFQNVLNSEMASIKATRTDQRHLEFTNASTTGAVVKNKNSSYHSNGNSVDIDQEMSDLAKNQIQYNALVDRLNGKFKSLQTVLTGGR